A part of Streptococcus porcinus genomic DNA contains:
- the gshAB gene encoding bifunctional glutamate--cysteine ligase GshA/glutathione synthetase GshB encodes MLNQLLQQLPHNTNILEATFGLEREGLRITESGQIAPTDHPSCLGSRSFHPYIQTDFSEEQLELITPISHSTSQARRRLGAIWDVTHASLAPKELIWPLSMPPYLQDKDIQVAKLENKEEVAYRNHLVETYGKKLQSISGLHYNFGIGQNLLESLFQHSGSDNLVTFKNQVYMKLARQFLNYQWFVTYLFGASPLAEKDFYATMPQGLARALRASKAYGYSNADSLQISFSSLESYIKDIQASIARGDLSLEKEFYSAVRLRGSSHSQDYLKKGISYLEFRSFDIDPFDPLGISQETLDSFHLFILSLLWLDDLEDCDQDLQTAKELNEVVALAGPLTPLSPQANPQPLLEAMQKLVQHFNLDAYYQGLIDQITLALKEPRQTICGRLSSHIADASLAAFGLKQATTYHHKAKLAPYALKGYESMELSTQMLMFDAIQKGIHLEILDESDQFLKLWHQDHIELVKNGNMTSKDNYVVPLAMANKTVTKKILDQAGFPTPQGQEFATKEQALRYYPVIADQAIVVKPKSTNFGLGISIFQKPASQTDYAKALDIAFSEDSDVLVEAFITGTEYRFFTLNGTCQAVLLRLPANIVGDGQHTIKELVAIKNQDPLRGSDHRSPLEKIQLGPIEKLMLDQQGYQEDSILKKGVRVELRRNSNISTGGDSVDLTEEMDQSYKDLAAQMADAIGAWVCGVDLIIPDIKEKADISQPNVHCIELNFNPSMYMHTYPYQGPGQALTPKILQELFPEVAILT; translated from the coding sequence ATGCTCAATCAGCTGTTACAACAATTACCCCATAATACTAATATTTTAGAAGCAACTTTTGGCCTAGAAAGAGAGGGCTTACGCATCACTGAATCAGGCCAGATTGCCCCAACTGACCACCCATCTTGTTTAGGGTCACGTAGCTTCCACCCTTACATTCAAACTGACTTCAGTGAGGAACAACTAGAACTAATCACACCCATCTCCCACTCTACTAGCCAAGCCAGACGCCGACTAGGGGCTATCTGGGACGTGACCCATGCTTCACTTGCCCCAAAAGAACTGATTTGGCCCCTATCCATGCCACCTTACCTGCAAGATAAGGATATCCAAGTCGCCAAGCTAGAAAACAAAGAAGAGGTTGCCTACCGCAATCACCTGGTAGAAACCTATGGCAAAAAACTGCAGTCCATCTCAGGACTCCATTACAATTTTGGCATAGGGCAAAATTTACTCGAAAGCCTCTTTCAGCATAGTGGCAGTGACAATTTGGTCACCTTTAAAAACCAAGTTTACATGAAATTAGCCCGTCAATTTCTCAACTACCAGTGGTTTGTGACCTACTTGTTTGGTGCATCACCACTTGCCGAAAAAGACTTCTACGCGACGATGCCACAAGGCTTAGCCCGTGCTCTCAGAGCCAGCAAGGCCTATGGCTACAGCAATGCTGACTCGTTGCAAATCTCCTTCTCCTCTCTTGAATCCTACATCAAGGATATCCAAGCTAGCATTGCCCGAGGGGACTTATCCTTGGAAAAAGAGTTCTATTCGGCTGTCCGCCTACGGGGCAGTAGCCATAGCCAGGACTACCTGAAAAAGGGAATCAGCTATCTGGAATTCCGGAGTTTTGACATTGACCCCTTTGACCCACTAGGTATTAGCCAGGAAACCCTGGACAGCTTCCACCTCTTTATCCTCAGTCTCCTGTGGCTTGATGACCTAGAAGACTGCGATCAAGACCTACAAACGGCCAAAGAGCTCAATGAAGTCGTTGCCCTAGCTGGTCCTCTCACTCCGCTGTCGCCTCAGGCTAATCCACAACCACTCCTAGAAGCTATGCAAAAACTAGTCCAGCACTTCAACTTAGATGCCTACTATCAAGGACTGATTGATCAGATAACACTAGCTCTAAAGGAACCTAGACAAACCATCTGCGGTCGTCTTTCTAGTCACATCGCTGACGCTTCTCTGGCAGCCTTTGGCTTAAAACAAGCAACCACCTATCATCACAAAGCAAAACTGGCTCCCTACGCACTTAAGGGCTATGAAAGCATGGAGCTATCGACGCAAATGCTCATGTTTGATGCTATCCAAAAGGGGATTCATCTTGAAATCTTGGACGAATCTGACCAGTTCTTAAAGCTCTGGCATCAGGACCACATCGAACTGGTCAAAAATGGCAATATGACTTCTAAGGATAACTATGTGGTGCCACTGGCCATGGCTAATAAAACCGTGACCAAGAAAATCTTAGACCAAGCGGGCTTTCCTACCCCACAAGGGCAAGAATTTGCGACTAAAGAGCAGGCCTTGCGCTATTACCCAGTGATTGCGGACCAAGCCATCGTGGTCAAACCCAAGTCGACCAATTTTGGCCTAGGCATCTCAATCTTTCAAAAACCAGCTAGCCAGACCGACTATGCAAAAGCCCTTGACATAGCCTTCTCAGAAGATAGCGACGTTTTGGTTGAGGCCTTCATCACAGGTACGGAATACCGCTTCTTCACTCTAAATGGCACGTGTCAGGCGGTGCTTCTGCGCCTTCCAGCTAATATCGTGGGAGACGGTCAACACACCATCAAAGAACTGGTAGCCATCAAAAATCAAGACCCATTACGAGGTAGTGATCACCGCTCACCTTTAGAGAAAATCCAGCTAGGCCCCATTGAAAAACTGATGCTGGACCAACAAGGCTATCAAGAAGACTCTATTTTAAAAAAAGGTGTCAGAGTTGAACTGCGGCGTAACTCTAATATCTCAACCGGTGGCGACTCTGTTGACCTGACAGAAGAGATGGACCAATCCTATAAGGACTTAGCCGCCCAAATGGCAGACGCCATAGGTGCCTGGGTCTGCGGTGTAGACCTGATTATCCCAGATATTAAGGAAAAAGCAGATATCAGCCAGCCCAATGTCCACTGCATCGAACTCAACTTCAACCCTTCCATGTATATGCACACCTACCCTTACCAAGGGCCAGGCCAAGCCCTGACACCTAAAATCCTACAAGAGCTCTTTCCAGAAGTAGCAATCTTAACTTAG
- a CDS encoding ABC transporter ATP-binding protein: MSTLLSLQRIHKIFEAGTVNENHVLRGLSLDVQEGDFISIIGGNGAGKSTLMNSLAGTLKLDHGDILLEGQSISHLSTAKRAQFISRVFQDPKMGTASRLTIEENMAIAHRRGKKRGLSWGVKESDREAYQQALQELGLHLEKRLRVDTQFLSGGQRQALTLLMASLEKPKVLLLDEHTAALDPKTSDMVMTLTDKIVKNHGLTTLMITHNMEHAIQYGNRLVMLHQGQIVVDLKGDDKRKLTVEELMTLFQQNVGQGLKDDGLILG; the protein is encoded by the coding sequence ATGTCAACATTATTATCATTACAAAGGATTCATAAGATTTTTGAAGCTGGTACGGTCAATGAAAACCACGTCTTGCGCGGACTCAGCCTTGATGTGCAAGAAGGAGACTTCATCTCAATCATCGGAGGTAATGGAGCTGGGAAATCAACCCTTATGAACAGCTTGGCTGGGACACTAAAGCTTGATCATGGCGACATCTTGTTAGAAGGTCAGTCCATCAGTCACTTATCGACTGCCAAACGGGCACAGTTTATCAGCCGTGTGTTCCAAGATCCTAAGATGGGGACAGCTTCACGCTTAACTATTGAAGAGAACATGGCCATCGCCCATCGTCGTGGAAAAAAACGTGGTCTTAGCTGGGGCGTGAAAGAAAGCGACCGCGAAGCTTATCAACAAGCCCTGCAAGAATTAGGACTACATTTAGAAAAGCGTCTCAGAGTAGATACCCAGTTCCTATCAGGTGGACAAAGACAAGCTTTAACGCTTTTAATGGCTTCTCTTGAAAAACCAAAGGTCTTGTTGCTAGATGAACACACTGCCGCCCTAGACCCCAAAACCAGTGATATGGTGATGACCTTAACCGACAAAATTGTCAAAAATCATGGGCTGACTACCCTCATGATTACCCACAATATGGAACATGCTATCCAATATGGTAACCGTTTGGTCATGCTTCATCAAGGCCAAATCGTCGTTGATCTTAAGGGGGATGACAAAAGAAAGCTGACTGTTGAAGAGCTGATGACTCTCTTTCAACAAAATGTGGGACAAGGCCTTAAAGATGATGGACTGATCCTGGGATAG
- a CDS encoding toxic anion resistance protein, translating into MSEFNFDIDAIADKAMTKNDKTTEILSDSSTQAGKTISFFEKLSPEQQTAILAKTPALVDSFMDNQNTLLDFGQTAVEEVNSTVNHILQEQKKLQIPQVDDLLKNTNQELNGFVKKYKEVGPADLEKKPNMLQKLFKQSKNTLQDFYFDAKNIEQKMDGMAAAVVKQEDTLARNIVSAELLIEDNTKSIENLVGVISFVEASQKEATKRAQALQAELASLDAATPDYQHTSDRLARTTEVINTLEQQHTEYVSRLYVAWATTPQMRNLVKVSSDMRQKLGMLRRNTIPTMKLSIAQLGILQQSVKSGATADAIVNANNAALQTLAETSKEAIPALERSAQNPTLSIQSVTALAESLVQQNKGIIEAIDAGRQKRAQLEATIITSAETINDSAKLRDEGIINALLNQGRASQEQVEK; encoded by the coding sequence ATGTCTGAATTTAACTTTGATATTGATGCCATTGCCGACAAGGCCATGACTAAAAATGATAAAACCACTGAAATATTAAGTGACAGCTCTACCCAAGCCGGCAAAACTATTTCCTTCTTTGAAAAGCTAAGCCCTGAGCAACAAACTGCCATACTAGCCAAAACCCCAGCTTTGGTGGATTCTTTTATGGACAACCAAAATACTCTACTTGACTTTGGCCAAACAGCCGTCGAAGAAGTTAACAGTACCGTCAATCACATCTTGCAGGAACAAAAAAAATTACAAATCCCACAGGTTGATGACCTGCTCAAAAACACCAACCAAGAGCTCAATGGCTTTGTTAAAAAATATAAAGAAGTCGGCCCAGCAGATTTGGAAAAGAAACCAAACATGCTACAAAAGCTCTTTAAACAAAGCAAAAACACCCTACAAGATTTCTACTTTGACGCCAAAAATATCGAACAAAAAATGGACGGCATGGCTGCCGCAGTCGTCAAACAAGAAGACACCCTAGCTCGCAATATCGTCTCAGCCGAGTTGTTGATAGAGGATAATACCAAGTCCATCGAAAATCTGGTCGGAGTTATCTCCTTTGTCGAAGCTAGCCAAAAAGAAGCTACCAAGCGCGCTCAGGCTCTGCAGGCAGAATTAGCAAGTCTCGACGCAGCAACGCCTGACTACCAACACACAAGCGACCGACTAGCCAGAACAACCGAAGTCATCAACACCTTAGAACAGCAGCATACCGAGTATGTCAGCCGTCTCTATGTGGCCTGGGCCACTACACCGCAGATGCGAAACCTAGTAAAAGTCTCCTCTGACATGCGCCAAAAATTGGGCATGCTCCGCCGAAACACCATTCCAACCATGAAGTTATCTATAGCCCAACTAGGGATTCTCCAACAGTCTGTCAAGTCAGGGGCCACCGCTGATGCCATCGTTAATGCTAACAACGCTGCCCTTCAGACGCTGGCCGAAACCAGTAAAGAAGCCATTCCGGCCCTAGAAAGGTCTGCTCAGAACCCTACACTCTCTATCCAGTCAGTAACAGCCTTAGCCGAAAGTTTAGTCCAACAAAACAAGGGCATCATTGAAGCCATTGATGCTGGTCGCCAAAAACGGGCTCAACTAGAAGCAACAATTATCACGTCCGCTGAAACCATCAATGACTCTGCTAAACTAAGAGATGAAGGCATCATTAATGCCCTTCTCAACCAAGGACGTGCCAGTCAAGAGCAAGTGGAAAAATAA
- the hslO gene encoding Hsp33 family molecular chaperone HslO codes for MDKLIKSLSQSGSFRAFVLDSTKTVKSAQEKHGTLSSSTVALGRTLIANQILAANQKGDSKVTVKVIGDSSFGHIISIADTKGHVKGYIQNTGVDIKKTATGEVLVGPFMGNGHFVSIVDYGTGNPYTSTTPLISGEIGEDFAYFLTESEQTPSAVGLNVLLDEEDKVKVAGGFMLQVLPGASQEEIARYEKRLQEMPAISSLLTSEDHIQALLDALYGDEPYKRLSEESLSFQCDCSRQRFESALRTLPDSDLKDMIDQDHGAEIVCQFCQTIYQFNEQDLKGIINDKA; via the coding sequence ATGGATAAATTGATTAAATCACTCTCACAATCTGGCTCTTTTAGAGCCTTTGTGCTTGATAGTACAAAAACCGTTAAAAGTGCACAAGAAAAACATGGCACCCTATCATCATCGACAGTGGCGCTTGGTCGCACCTTGATTGCCAACCAAATCTTAGCTGCTAACCAAAAAGGAGATAGTAAAGTTACCGTCAAAGTGATTGGTGACTCTTCTTTTGGTCATATCATTTCCATTGCTGACACTAAAGGTCACGTCAAGGGCTACATTCAAAACACTGGCGTTGACATTAAAAAAACAGCTACTGGTGAAGTTCTAGTTGGCCCTTTTATGGGCAATGGCCACTTTGTCTCGATTGTCGATTATGGAACAGGTAATCCCTACACCTCAACTACACCCTTGATTTCTGGCGAAATCGGTGAAGATTTCGCCTATTTCTTAACCGAGTCGGAGCAAACACCTTCTGCTGTTGGTTTGAACGTTCTCCTTGATGAGGAAGATAAGGTTAAGGTTGCTGGCGGCTTCATGTTGCAGGTTTTACCTGGGGCTAGCCAAGAGGAAATCGCACGTTACGAAAAGAGGCTCCAAGAAATGCCTGCCATCTCAAGTCTTCTGACCTCAGAAGACCATATCCAAGCCCTCTTAGATGCTCTCTATGGCGATGAGCCTTATAAGCGACTCTCTGAAGAATCTTTAAGCTTCCAGTGTGATTGCTCGAGACAACGTTTTGAGTCGGCCCTCAGAACTTTACCTGATAGTGATCTAAAAGATATGATTGATCAGGATCATGGTGCCGAAATCGTCTGCCAGTTCTGTCAAACAATCTACCAGTTTAACGAGCAAGATTTGAAAGGGATTATCAATGACAAAGCTTAA
- a CDS encoding M protein trans-acting positive regulator PRD domain-containing protein has product MITTKELFSNQQLRSFNLLKLLNQEEHCCDYKDICHHLDCSFLTLQTEIAHLSTFSEIKSLPYKGPYLTLDYQKESGPQKLYQSILLETPSLRLIEAIFFEEFDSLDELAESLFISLSTLKRLIKRTNHFLQLVYGCHIDFKSITMIGKEEDIRLLYLKYFSEAYDCGQWPFVNRVNERAVMRLIDLIAQQLDAPISHFFFHHLKVVAGVNIIRFAKGYRINHTYTRSTRLFQKLKEDPNLQELAQLFWQDFAQPLDALALSEIFSTYFHQEIIVNTQDDVPQTPALVPEEINIISYKEWLETLESIQKRLSLPISNSKEIAKILHNATILKEHDAYQSYLVYDYKEPYIDYFQKSYPLLLEALKKALLAPFTKRGIACPEKQQQQLLYSLLVNWDNLFLHLSQAISQQKVLVIEKGTRNTGQFLKAFTGQYFDITIHDHYEIDMRAIRKKYDLVLTDISLEKSEGIDIYFFSQLVPSVALEELNHYLKEKVEKHFMTCLAETEEL; this is encoded by the coding sequence ATGATAACCACTAAAGAATTATTTTCTAATCAACAACTACGTAGTTTTAATCTACTCAAACTTCTCAACCAAGAGGAACACTGTTGCGACTATAAGGACATCTGTCATCATCTAGACTGTTCTTTTCTAACCCTGCAAACAGAGATTGCTCATCTGTCGACTTTTTCTGAAATCAAATCTCTTCCTTATAAAGGACCCTATTTAACACTTGATTATCAAAAAGAGTCGGGACCGCAAAAACTTTACCAGTCGATCCTATTAGAGACACCCTCTTTGCGTCTGATTGAGGCCATCTTTTTTGAAGAGTTCGACTCACTCGACGAACTGGCTGAAAGTCTCTTTATTAGCCTCTCTACCCTCAAACGCTTAATTAAGCGGACCAACCATTTCCTGCAACTGGTGTATGGTTGCCACATTGACTTTAAAAGCATTACCATGATAGGAAAAGAAGAGGACATTAGACTTCTTTACCTGAAATATTTTTCTGAAGCCTATGATTGTGGTCAATGGCCCTTCGTGAACCGGGTTAATGAAAGAGCTGTCATGCGCCTGATTGATTTGATTGCTCAACAGCTTGATGCCCCTATTAGCCATTTTTTCTTTCATCACCTGAAAGTCGTCGCTGGGGTTAATATTATCCGTTTTGCTAAAGGCTACCGCATCAACCACACTTACACTAGAAGCACGCGCCTCTTTCAAAAACTCAAAGAAGATCCCAACTTGCAGGAGCTGGCCCAGCTCTTTTGGCAAGATTTTGCCCAACCACTAGATGCTTTAGCCCTATCAGAAATCTTCTCGACCTATTTCCATCAGGAAATCATTGTCAATACTCAGGACGATGTCCCTCAGACGCCTGCCCTAGTGCCAGAAGAGATAAACATCATCTCTTATAAGGAATGGCTAGAGACCCTAGAAAGCATCCAAAAACGCCTCTCACTGCCAATTTCCAACTCCAAAGAGATAGCCAAGATTTTGCATAATGCAACCATCTTAAAAGAACATGACGCTTACCAAAGCTATCTCGTCTACGACTATAAAGAACCTTACATTGACTATTTCCAAAAATCCTACCCTCTGCTATTAGAAGCCTTGAAAAAAGCGCTGCTAGCCCCTTTCACTAAGCGAGGCATTGCCTGCCCAGAGAAACAGCAACAACAGCTCTTGTATTCTTTACTGGTTAACTGGGATAACCTCTTTTTACACCTCAGTCAGGCCATTAGCCAACAAAAAGTCCTCGTCATTGAAAAAGGAACCCGAAACACTGGTCAGTTCTTAAAAGCCTTCACCGGTCAATATTTCGACATCACTATTCACGACCATTACGAGATTGACATGCGAGCTATCCGCAAAAAGTACGACCTCGTCCTAACTGATATTAGCTTAGAAAAAAGTGAAGGCATTGACATCTACTTTTTCAGCCAACTGGTACCCAGTGTCGCCCTCGAAGAGCTTAACCACTACCTCAAAGAAAAAGTTGAAAAACATTTCATGACCTGCTTAGCAGAAACAGAAGAACTTTAA
- the dusB gene encoding tRNA dihydrouridine synthase DusB, whose amino-acid sequence MTKLNSSFMIGTVEIPHRTVLAPMAGVTNSAFRTIAKEFGAGLVVMEMISEKGLLYNNEKTLHMLHIDETEHPMSIQLFGGDAEGLKRAADFIQTNTKADIVDINMGCPVNKVVKNEAGAKWLRDPDKIYHIVSEVTSVLDIPLTVKMRTGWADSSLAVENALAAESAGVAALAMHGRTREQMYTGSCDHDTLARVSKALTKIPFIGNGDVRSVQDAKFMIEEIGVDAVMIGRAAMNNPYLFTQINHFFETGEELPDLPFAKKLDIAEDHLTRLINLKGETIAVREFRGLAPHYLRGTAGAAKVRGAVSRADTLAQVQEIFAQVR is encoded by the coding sequence ATGACAAAGCTTAATTCATCTTTTATGATTGGGACTGTTGAAATCCCACACCGTACTGTTTTAGCCCCTATGGCTGGCGTCACCAACTCTGCCTTTAGGACAATCGCCAAAGAATTTGGTGCTGGTCTAGTGGTTATGGAGATGATTTCCGAAAAAGGGCTCCTTTACAACAACGAAAAAACCCTGCACATGCTCCACATTGATGAGACAGAGCATCCCATGTCTATCCAACTCTTTGGGGGCGATGCTGAAGGTTTAAAACGGGCTGCCGATTTCATCCAAACCAACACTAAGGCTGATATTGTTGACATCAACATGGGTTGCCCGGTCAATAAGGTTGTCAAAAACGAAGCCGGTGCCAAATGGTTGCGTGACCCTGATAAGATCTATCATATCGTCTCCGAAGTTACCTCAGTTCTCGATATTCCACTGACTGTTAAGATGCGTACCGGCTGGGCAGACAGCTCATTAGCTGTTGAGAATGCTCTAGCTGCCGAGTCAGCAGGCGTCGCTGCGCTTGCTATGCACGGTCGTACGCGTGAGCAGATGTACACTGGAAGCTGTGACCACGATACCCTCGCACGTGTCTCTAAAGCACTGACCAAGATTCCTTTTATCGGCAATGGCGATGTGCGTAGTGTCCAAGATGCTAAGTTTATGATTGAGGAAATCGGCGTCGATGCTGTGATGATTGGACGCGCAGCCATGAACAACCCTTACTTGTTTACTCAAATCAACCACTTTTTTGAGACGGGTGAAGAGTTACCTGATCTTCCATTTGCCAAAAAACTGGACATTGCTGAGGACCACTTGACCCGCTTGATTAATCTCAAGGGGGAAACCATTGCTGTCCGGGAATTTCGCGGTTTAGCTCCCCATTATTTACGTGGGACTGCTGGAGCTGCTAAAGTCCGCGGAGCTGTATCACGCGCCGATACTTTGGCTCAAGTCCAAGAGATTTTTGCCCAAGTTCGCTAA
- a CDS encoding deoxynucleoside kinase, with protein MLIVLAGTIGAGKSSLAAALGDYLGTDVFYEAVDNNPVLDLYYQDPQKYAFLLQIFFLNKRFKSIKEAYKADNNVLDRSIFEDELFLKLNYKNGNVTKAELDIYQELLANMLEELEGMPKKRPDLLIYIDVSFEKMLERIAKRGRSFEQVDDNPGLEEYYYQVHEEYPTWYEEYDVSPKMRIDGDALDFVQNPEDLTTVLQMIDEKLKTLDLL; from the coding sequence ATGTTGATTGTACTAGCCGGAACTATTGGAGCAGGGAAGAGCTCTCTTGCTGCTGCTCTTGGAGACTATTTGGGGACTGATGTTTTTTATGAAGCTGTTGACAACAACCCCGTTCTTGATCTCTACTATCAAGACCCCCAAAAATATGCCTTTTTACTCCAAATTTTCTTTTTAAACAAACGTTTCAAATCCATTAAAGAAGCCTATAAAGCTGATAATAATGTTCTAGACCGTTCCATTTTTGAAGACGAGCTCTTTCTCAAACTCAATTATAAAAATGGTAACGTCACCAAAGCAGAACTTGACATCTACCAAGAACTGCTGGCTAACATGCTAGAAGAATTAGAAGGCATGCCTAAAAAACGGCCTGATTTATTGATTTATATTGACGTTTCTTTTGAGAAAATGTTAGAACGCATTGCCAAACGGGGACGCTCTTTTGAGCAAGTTGATGACAACCCTGGACTAGAAGAATACTACTACCAAGTCCACGAAGAATACCCGACCTGGTATGAAGAATACGACGTCTCACCGAAAATGAGAATTGACGGAGATGCTCTAGACTTCGTCCAGAACCCAGAAGACTTAACCACAGTCCTCCAAATGATCGATGAAAAACTTAAAACATTAGATTTATTATAG
- a CDS encoding LPXTG cell wall anchor domain-containing protein codes for MKNNMKRRKHALRKAVTAAVLAGTAFSSFGGALGTVTSVKADHRNILDTNSEDYRKLVEVTAEANLRNKEKALKDLRKVLSEASTDTLHALLKGLDNTHLFYRGSILTNLSLLLGNLNNDNDSDLYHNGGLSLESVLIQEIEKRLDANDEMKKEIDSKKVELEVLRDREKDLLTEREKSDKTLEEKLYELENKNKELESLKEELKNHEEAHEEATENLNKQILDQDKENTELKEQLEKTKAESEAKVKEFEAKLEEATQEFNSAREEYDKLLEETDGKLFEEESRNKELSEKLKMAEEFYETAQLKLKETEAKLAEAEKANKELTDKVGTLTEERDAAKAEAEKVPELEEKIMKLEQELEEAKAEVAELQEKEEALAKELETVKAEKEALQAEIDKLKEEHKKEVDALNALLAEKDDIIKRLEEQVAKAKEEAEKNAQLSEEEKAKLQKELDQAKKELAEKLKDMPNKVEPHIGGAAQAGQANSSANHNAEHLPSTGEKAVNPLLVATGLSLIIGAGAYTYAAKRKKN; via the coding sequence ATGAAAAACAATATGAAACGCCGCAAACATGCTTTACGCAAAGCCGTAACAGCAGCGGTATTAGCGGGAACAGCCTTTTCCAGCTTTGGAGGTGCGCTAGGAACCGTAACATCGGTAAAGGCCGATCATAGGAATATTTTAGATACAAATAGTGAAGACTACAGAAAGCTCGTAGAGGTTACGGCTGAGGCAAACCTCCGTAATAAAGAAAAAGCATTAAAAGACTTGAGGAAAGTGCTGAGCGAAGCTAGTACTGACACTCTTCATGCCCTACTTAAAGGTTTAGATAATACACATCTGTTTTATAGAGGTAGTATATTAACTAATCTCTCTCTTTTACTGGGTAATTTAAATAATGATAACGATAGTGATTTATATCATAATGGTGGGCTTAGTTTAGAATCAGTCTTGATTCAAGAGATTGAAAAACGACTTGATGCAAATGATGAAATGAAGAAAGAAATTGACTCTAAAAAAGTTGAACTCGAAGTCTTAAGAGATAGGGAAAAAGATCTCTTAACTGAGAGAGAAAAGAGCGACAAAACATTAGAAGAAAAATTATATGAATTAGAAAATAAAAATAAAGAACTTGAATCACTTAAAGAAGAACTAAAAAACCATGAAGAAGCTCACGAGGAAGCTACTGAAAACTTAAACAAACAAATTCTTGATCAAGATAAAGAAAATACTGAATTAAAAGAACAGTTAGAAAAAACAAAAGCTGAATCTGAAGCTAAGGTTAAAGAATTTGAAGCTAAACTAGAAGAAGCAACTCAAGAATTTAACAGTGCTCGAGAAGAGTATGACAAACTTTTAGAAGAAACAGATGGTAAGTTATTTGAAGAGGAAAGCCGTAATAAAGAACTTAGCGAGAAGCTAAAAATGGCTGAAGAATTCTATGAAACTGCTCAACTGAAACTAAAAGAAACTGAAGCTAAATTAGCGGAAGCTGAGAAAGCTAATAAAGAGCTTACTGACAAAGTAGGTACATTAACTGAAGAACGCGATGCTGCTAAAGCAGAAGCTGAAAAAGTTCCTGAACTTGAAGAAAAAATTATGAAGTTAGAACAAGAGCTTGAAGAGGCTAAAGCTGAAGTAGCAGAACTTCAAGAAAAAGAAGAAGCTCTTGCTAAAGAACTTGAGACTGTTAAAGCTGAAAAAGAAGCCCTTCAAGCTGAAATCGACAAGCTTAAAGAAGAGCACAAGAAAGAAGTTGATGCCCTTAATGCCCTTCTTGCTGAAAAAGATGACATTATCAAGCGCTTAGAAGAGCAAGTGGCGAAAGCCAAGGAAGAAGCTGAGAAGAACGCACAATTAAGTGAAGAAGAAAAAGCGAAACTTCAAAAAGAATTAGACCAAGCTAAGAAAGAATTGGCAGAAAAACTTAAAGACATGCCAAATAAAGTTGAACCACACATAGGTGGTGCAGCTCAAGCTGGTCAAGCTAACTCATCAGCAAACCACAATGCTGAGCACTTACCATCAACAGGTGAAAAAGCTGTGAACCCACTTCTTGTGGCAACTGGCTTATCCCTTATCATTGGTGCAGGTGCTTACACTTACGCTGCCAAACGCAAAAAAAACTAA